GTAGGGCCGAGTGAGGGAGACTTGAGTTATCGCAGTGTGAATGTGATACGGAGGAGAAAAATTGGGAGAGCTGAGGGATCAATAGTCTTGGGGACTAGGAGTATTAGAGTACTTTTCTGAGGCGGGCCATGATGTAGGCTCATGTCCCTAGATTATTTGATGTTTTGATGAGGTTGAGTTGCGGTGATGCAATGTATTAGTTCTGCTCCGTGATGACTACGGTCGGTCATGGCCGCTTCCTGATTGGGTGAGCGTTTGTGCTTACCACAGTGGGTTGGTGGCCGAATTGCCAACGATCGACTATACACTCACTCGGTGCTAGCAATACAGGGCAGACGGATGAGTTGGAGCCTGGATGGCCATTTTGGTTGCCCGAAACGAGGACAAATGTTTATATGCATGTGGCATTGTTGGTCTAGTACTGGGTTTGCACTCAGAGATTTGATGACTACACTCGGCTGGGGTTCATGGGCATCGGCCCGAAATATCCCTTTTGTACAATTCTGTTAGataaatacctaggtacctgggtagttATAATGGCCTCGTCATGCCTTTGTTAGTTTTCACCTTGGGCACAGCATGCGCACTGATAAAAAGGCATTCGGGTGCTGTGCGGGTTTTGCGTAGTGCCGTGTAGTCAAGTGGATGTATGGAGTACCAATGTGATAACATCTATTTTGATTACCGATCCCAAAACGCCAAGTAGAAAGTATGCTCCGCGGCAGGCCACGACAAGTCAAACGAGGTGCGGCAGATGCCCTAAACACGCCAGATCCCGTGGTTTGTACAGATGCCCAAATACCACACACCTGAGCCGAGCCGAGCAGCGACAACGCAAATTTCACCAACCGTCACACTGCCCCCCTAGTATTTAATCCATATCCATCTCATTGTCCCCGTCACCCTCAATACCGCCGTCAACCCGTACCCtgagcctcttcttctcaccGCCAAACAATTTTTTGTCGTGCTTGGCGCTTTGCAAGTGCTCGGCAGCCAACTCCTCCGCATCGAGACCCTGCTCGGCAGCCAGTTCCTCGAGGCGACGTTTCTCGCTGCCGCGCATCCGGGGCAGCAGGTGTTCGTTCTTGGCGACCAGCTCTCGGGCGACGGTGAGTTCACGCTCGCGCTTGCCAGCCATGCGCTTCTTGTAGAAGACACGTTCGCGACGGGCACGAATCTCGCTGATGCGCTGCATGGCTCCCAACGTCTTCTGGACGAGGTCGCGGTTGTAGCGGACGGGTTCGTTGCGGTGGGCGCCGAAGAGGAGGGTGCTGTCGACAACCATTTCCTTGCCGGCGTTCTTGCGGTAGGCCTTTGTCCACTTGAGCTTGCGGGGGTTACGCTTCATCTTGAAGTTTTTGTGGCATTTTGACCTTGGGTTTTGttaaaaaggaaaaaaaaggccgTGACTCGGCGCACTGGGGTAAGGGTACTCACCTGCAGAAGCGAAATGCTTTGGCTAAAGGGGATTCGAGCGTTAGCGAAGACGGGCGTATTTTGCCCTCGTGCAAAAGAGGGCTGGAAGGCAAAACTTACAGTCACTTCTTATAAATGTTATCCCCTTGCTGGGATAGCTAGGTCTGCCGCAGAAATA
The DNA window shown above is from Metarhizium brunneum chromosome 1, complete sequence and carries:
- the RLP24 gene encoding Ribosome biogenesis protein RLP24; protein product: MRIEPCYFCGRPSYPSKGITFIRSDSKAFRFCRSKCHKNFKMKRNPRKLKWTKAYRKNAGKEMVVDSTLLFGAHRNEPVRYNRDLVQKTLGAMQRISEIRARRERVFYKKRMAGKRERELTVARELVAKNEHLLPRMRGSEKRRLEELAAEQGLDAEELAAEHLQSAKHDKKLFGGEKKRLRVRVDGGIEGDGDNEMDMD